The Primulina huaijiensis isolate GDHJ02 chromosome 10, ASM1229523v2, whole genome shotgun sequence region AAGTGATAGTTTTATATAGacaaattatattatgattattaaaatgtgaaatattgaCGGATAAATAATAACGTATTtagtttgattaattaatattgaGATTAAAATTATGAgttattaacaaattaaatatttaccttcaataattaaaaataatatgaaagCTTTTGTAtgtagtaaattgtgattttggCAGAAATCAATTATTTGTTCGGTGTTTTTTTGCAAATTGTATTTCACAGTTCTACTATTATAATGTTATCATTTTTTAgttgataaataatattatgataagAATTATGAGCACGTAAAAAACACCGAATCATAACCTAGGAAAATTATTTATTGatgctttaattttttgtttttttgaatgGTGGTtttctcatgtattatttttgttttagaaTATTTCAAGTACCCTTAAATTTGGATAATTAACAAATAACAACATTAAGTTGTTCAGATCTAGCTAGCCGTTTTTAAATGTATTTCATGAGGTTTCGCACCACTGAACCAGATCAAGCCGTTCAGACAGGGCCTAAGAAGATTAAGCCGTTCGAGTTAAGAAGTCAAGACACAGAAGTATCTGAACTTAAGCTGCAAAGTTATCATTTGTCAAAACTGAACGGCAGCACAAAGTATTCAAATCGTTGAAAATAAAGTCGCACTGCCACCGGTTAGAAACTGATCTGCCCATCATTGATCCAAAGGCCAAATGAAAAGAAATCATTGTGGTCATGCCAAAGCTGCCAAATGTTCAAGCCACTATAAACCTCACAATGGAGCGAGTGAATCAAAGCGCTAAAGAGAAAATGGCGAAATTTGACCATTGGGTGGACTTCCGGACTGATGTTCACTTCGAAGTGATCAGGAAGGATAAAAAGGTGAAGGAAGTTGCAGTACCTGGAACAAAAAATGTTGAAATGGGCAGAAACAAATGTCATCTCAGAAGCTCTCCACTGACGAGACTTCATTGAGCTAGAGTTGAAAGAAAGTATCATTCAATACTTGGTTCAACAGAAGAGAGACAATTTTGTTTCCACTTGCCAATCACCAAAAATGTTGTAGAGGTAATAAACCCAGTTGGAAGTTGATGTTTTCTCCCTATCAACGAGACTTAAAGTAATGAGATAAGATCTAGATCGAGCTTCTAACTGCTGAGGGCAAAACAATTGAAGCCAATCTTTGACTTAGGAAAGAGTCAAAATGGGAACCCGTCCAAAATTTTCAAGATGAAGCTCCTCAAGTTCAAGATGTTGTTGAAATTCTTATGATTAATAAAGAGGTTAAGATACCCTCTCCTGTGGAAGAACTCCCTCAAATTCCAACTACTGTGGAATTTTTATTCAGACTGGTTGTCTAGAGGACAAGTCTAAACCATTGAACGAAGAAGACACATCCTCACCTCCACAGAAAGCACAATTTGAAAATCTCCCAGAGATTCCTCTAATATATGTGGATGAAGTTGTGAAGTCTCTCACGTGGTTTGACTTCGATCAAAGCAAGACGAACCCCTTTTCTACTATGATAGAAGATTTTACTGTTCAGAAAGGGGAAAATTACTTCGACGAAAATCTGAACTTAGAATCACCACAAACCACTCCAACTGATGCTTGTTGTTTTACCAAaggctatagctggtggtaatggtgcaactcaaatattttaaactgcacagcagctcaagcaccacggttcgatcgctctaccaagcatggacaattattgcacccaacaaataatttttctgctATTGAATCCCAGTTTCGCCTGACCAAGGGTGATTAGACTCAAATCAAAAGTCAAATCGTTGCCATGAACACTGAACTTTCAACTCAGATATCTCAAAGTCAACATAATCTGGAGACTTAAATGAAAGCTCAACTTACTCAAGTCAGACATCATATGGATGAGCGGTTCGACACTATCAGCATCCATTTGCAAGAAATTATCGAGTATATGCAATGTGGTGATGCAAAAAAGAGGGAAACACTGGTGGACTACAAAAAATAGAAGAACAAAAATGTCGAGCTGAGAGAGAAAAATATGAAGAGTCTAAGAGATTAGAGGAGAAGAGAAAGAAGGAAGATGATGGCAGAAGAAGAAAAGGTGGCAGCGGTGGAGGTGGAAATCACATGAGATAGATAGGTTATTCTATTTTTTGTGTAGGTGTATtaagattaatttttattcttgCAGTTGTACAAACAACAATTCATTTTCTCAATAAAAGACATTATCTTCTATACACCTCCTATATTGCTTATTGTAACTTTTTATACGAATTTGCAGCCTGGTTTTGTTATAAATCAAAAGTGAAAAATTGTTAGAATATTTCTATTATCATAATTTTGGTGATTGAAAAAATAACAACATCGAGCTGTTTCATGTCAAGCTTCTCTTATATTGTATTTTCAGGTTTTCAGACTGCTGGATCAGTTAAGCCGTTCAGATATGTGCATTAGAAGATCAAGTTGTTTCGGTAAGAATTTATTAAATCTAGCTGCAATATACCATCTCTCAAACTAATCATCAATACACATGTTCAAACCGTTGAAGATCCAACCGCACTATCACTGGTTAGAAAAGAGTTATTTTATATAGGGTACTGAAGTCAAGCCATTCCAATGTCTACCCTATATAAAATGATGTCACAGTATCCTACCAACTCTCGAATGACAGAAAGTTACCTATTTCGGACATGGTGTGCTAGCTTTATGAAAAGCAAGAGCTTAAAGTTGCAAAAGGAAAAAGAAcattaaattagaatttaatgaTATGTAAGACGAATGAAAACGAGATGTTCATTTTTTCAGGTGATAGTATATATAGATGATCattgaaaagaaaatatgaCTCTTAGAGTTTTTTTTAACTATAATATGCATAACTTTGAAGAGAAGATGATGGACTAAATCCAACAATGAATTTATCTTAAGCCTGAATATTTCAAGATCTTCGAGCATGGCCGATCTTTCGATCACAAGCTGCTCGCTTAGCACCCTCGGATCAGTTTATATCAGatcatcaaatattattttgttttacaCCAACAACTCAAGCTGTCAAACCTATCGTTGGGCTTTTGTATTATTTTCTAGTGAACCGAGGGTTCTTAAATATCCAGATTTGCAAAGTTATCAATTAGAGTTTCAGTCTAGGCAGTGATAAGTATTGACTGAAGTGGATTACTTCAATATGTTGTAAAACCAAAATCTTTGAATAGAATTCTTTCTAAGTGGAAGAATATGTGGCATATGAGTTTTATCTCCGAGCATCCATAAAATACTTGTATTTTACTAAGCACTTTACATTCTTGCAAATCTTATTTCAAGCTGTTTCTTATTAAATTGTCAAATATAGTGCATCACTAGTCAAACCAAACCGTTCTGCAGTTACTCACTTTTAGTGGTCCGGAAATTCTACctgttcaaaaatatttttaacagctTAAAAAATGTTAAGAACGGTTCaaagtttagaaaattttaaaaaagttagTTCACCATCTTTCCAAATTATAATCAAATCTCATTGTTTTCTACTTTAATTATGAATCAGATtgatttatatcataaaaataaattagttcatctcacaaaagacctattcATTTTGAAAAAATGTCACTGTATTTAATGCggatttcataattttttttttccatttgcaGTGTAAAATTGGGAAACTTTGACCTGTTTTGGTGAAACTTCATTCAAAAAATTTGGTAAACGTATTTGTTCATTTTTATAGTTTACATTCACACGTCCACAAAAGTGGAAAATTCACATAATATCATTTGTAACAAGTTATAATTCTAAATCGTagcaccacacacacacacacacacacaactgTATCAATttgcttttgtttttttgtttttttttttttttttttttgtaataccATATattattgggaaaaaaaaaaagcaaattgATACACTTTGTTAAAttacataattcaaaataatatgagACCCAAAACGTAATCTAAATATACATTCAGAGTCATCCTAAGTGACatatgcatttaatatcaaattcacATTGATTGCCTAAAACATCATATTGCAAACTTTACATCTCCTTTTCTTGAAATTCACATTGATTGCCTAAAACATCATATTGCAAACATTACATCTCCTTTTCTTGTTCAAGCCAGgtaaaactgaagttgtcataAGATCTGCTGTATTAtacaaaaaatacatattaaagtATAATTAAAACTAGTAAAAGATGAACACGCGTTgaatgtgttattattatttttaatttgatcaaataatactaaataattaatatgaaattattttcaatttagaatagttgttcgatttaaaagtgaagttttatttagatttttttctatgtaaaatatgaagtGACTTGAAGAAGTTTTTAGTAGGGTAAGaaagataattatataattaaatattttggtgtcctcTAAGATAGTTACTCTAAAGATATCAcgtttaataatatagtataaatgcatgaaatttgaaaaaagaaaaagtaaaaactcATTCATACTAGAGAGAATGAGCGTAAACCACTTATGATAATGATGGGGAGGGTTAGCCACGGTTTACAAAATTTCGTCGCAAAATCCCATCCCAAAAATTCGAATTACACGGACTCCACCCATTAATTTTGTCACTAAACAGCGACAAAAGTTATGGTAAAATAGTCGCAATACTTGTTATTCTCTCGACGCTCCGATCCTTAGGACGATTTACGAAAAACTTTCACAATAAATAACGACGATTTCATGAAACCATAGTAGCAGTAGCGATGTTTCAGTATATcgtcgctaattgcgacgattatgtaaaaccgttgttataAATATCGACGATTTCATAGTCAATCGTCACTATTTTACAACGATTTCATAAAAACATGGTAATTTgccaaatatattattaaattcatGGATAATTAcgaattagcgatggtttttccTTAAATGTCACAAAAATTAACGACTTTTTTTATAAACGGTTGCAATAGCCTGCGTTTTTTGTAGTGAGAATTTATTGTATGCTCTTATTAACTCTCTTAATATTAAGATGTGAAATACGGTACTTAAATCACAATATCCAAAAATTCTAATTACCGGAAGAGTTTATAGTCCAAATCTATTTGTTATGTTCCATAATTCCAATTTTGGATAAGATTTGacaattagaaaatattttccctGTTGCTTAATTATCCactattttatatgtattaaaatGTTCTCATTCTATCAAATATCGTGTAAGTAAATGGAAAGCACATACATATGAAACTCATCTTGAATAATTTGTTAGTCCTAATTTGTATATTTACCATCATGATAATTTTATTGGGAACATTTTTGTGGTCTCTAATCAAACTGTTagattttctcaaaatcatgttacTAAAGGTGAATGaacttgttaaaaaaatatacggAAAAAGATTGAACATTACCTCCCGCCATGAAATAATTTATAGATATTAATGTTTTATAATTATCAACTGATTTGAAGTCTTCTAAGTACTCCAATCCTTATGCATGTGAAGTACTGTTTTTTATATGAGATGTGTGCTTTCAGACTTCAAATTCCAATATTTATAATAGACAATCTGATGCCATAAGTGAGCAGATTAGGAGCACGAGAgtaaaaaaaacagagagatgCAAATTCATATATTCAAAGGTTTAAAGTTGAGACTACGTCTTACAAGTTTGCAATCATTTACATGTGTTTCTTTCTTACTCTCCACGTCAAGTTTCCACATTCGATAAACAAATTAGCGTAcgcatcgataaaaacaataagATACATTATTCGATGcttatgatttatcaattatatGTCAGAAAGATCTCAACCACAATAACATTTGCGTCAAaattatcaatattattatgataacaTCGACATTATTAACTTGCAACAATATAAATCATCCGTCGAAAAAAATGAATAGTCAAATAATTGAATACAATCCTAGACCGGTCTCAAATTTTCCAACATTTATCATGCATTTTAGTTCACATTTCAAGTGAAAAATTATCCAACAATAACTTTGTAGTGTCTgagtgtgtgtgtctatatatatatatatatatcatagtATTTTCCTGCAAGGTCAGAGAGCCGTCATTCACCGCCGTCACAAAATCACTGTTTACTACAAATACCATTTTTCCCTGTAAACCTCAGCACCTGCAAGCCATTACTGTTGTCTCTCAAATCTGTACATAcaacatatatatgtatgtatgtatacacACCTGCAAACTCATGGGATCTCTGTGTATGCATTTTTCACTCTAATCAAATCAATTGGGAATTCCACCTCCTcaattgattgattgattgttTGTATTTCTCTGCTAGGGTTCTTTGATAAAGAATCGGGGATTTGAACTTCAAGCCTCATCTACGCCAATCGAGGGATTAAGATCTCTGTTTTGGGGATTCAATTTCATCCCTTTGGTTCATGTTTTCGATCTTTTAGGTGGTTTAGTTTTGAGCCCTCAGAGCAAGCCTCACAGTGCAATTTAAATCTGTTCTTTGTTCCAAGGGTGGTCTTTCTTGAGTTCTTCCTCCAATTCTGATTGAAAAGGGTAAGTGAATTCATTTTTTAATCCTAAGTGGTTAAAATTTACACCGGCgtttaaatttcattttcccCCTTTTCTACCTCTAGGGGTTTTGTTTTGCATGTCTACGTGATCCCCTGTTGGCACGTATATCTGATGTTAATTTGATCTTTTCCCGTTCATTAGGgtttttatatcataaattgaaATTCAGCTGACAAGATTGTTCGCAGAGGTCCGGTATGGCTTCTTACAGGCCGTTCCATCCGCCGTCTCAGTCGGCATTTGCTCCACCACCGCCTCCACATCCAAATCAAAACCCACTGCAGTCTTCAGCCGTTCCACCGCCATCACTTGGTGGAAATCAATACTCTCAGAATTGGGGTCCTTACAGCAGCAACGAGGGTTCCAATTACAGACAGAATTATTCTCTATCAAACCCTAGCTCCAATTACCAACATTCAGGGTATGGATCATCGTCATCACAGCATCATTTTAACCCTCCCTCTCGAAACCAGCTGCCACCACCACCTCAACAACAGCCATTTCAGTATCAGCCTCCTCCACCGCGGCCAGAATCTTCTTCTTACCCTCCTCTGCCTCCATTGCCCCCTCATCCTGCCCCAGCTCCTCCAATGTACTACCCATCTTCTCAGCAGTCTCATTTCAATCAACCTCAGCTTTTGCAGCAGCCGCCTCCGCCACCTCttccttcttctcctcctccgcCTCCGCCTCCATCACAGCCCTCATCGCCTCCTCCATTGCCTTCTGGCGTGCCCCCTGCAGGAACAAGCAGGGAGAATAGGCATGCACGTTCTGAGGCTCCATTTAAGCAAGAGCACAAGCCCTCAGTACCACCAAGTGCAAAAAAATTGAGTGAGCCGCAGGGTTCAGGTAGGGTTGAGACAGAGGAGGAGAGAAGGTTGAGGAAAAGGAAGGAGTATGAAAAGCAAAAGCAAGAGGAGAAACACAAGCAGCATGTGAGGGAAACTCAGAATAAATTGCTGCAGAAGACCCAAATGTTGGCCCCTGGGGGAAGGGGCCACGTGTCAATTAGTGGATCACATATGGGTGACAGGAGGAGCACTCCCCTGCTAAGTGGTGATATAATTGAAAACCGACTGAAGAAGCCAACAACATTTATCTGCAAGATGAAGTGAGTATATCCGGCCGGTTTTCCTGTGAATGAGTCCTTTAGTTAGTTAATTGGTGCAATTAGGGTAACTAATTGTGTGCACAAATCAATCAGATTATGTCTATGACGTTTCCTCATTCATATGATCTGGGAGGATTGATTTACCTCGATGGCGTATTTGATTTTGACAATCTGACCTTATGCATATACATTTCATTAAGTCTTCATTTGGTATCTAAACATTTAATTGGTATGCCATTTACGCATTTAAGGAACCGGATACGTAACACAGATCTGCGACGATGGCGTATTTGATTTTGTCAATCTAACCTTATGCGTATACATTTCATTAAGTCTTCATTTGGTATCTAAACATTTAACTGGTATGCCATTTACGCATTTAAGGAACCGGATACGTTCACTGATTTGTCGATTTGCGACATCTTATAAAACATCCACGGCAAGCCAATACATGGAACATATGTAACAGTTTTTTATACTCTAAGCACAAGTACATTTCGGGTCAAGTGTTGTTAGagactaaatttttttatcataccTTTGTGTGTAGGAGTAAGTGGCAAATTAAATTTACTAGAAAATCTATTTGTAGGATTTGAAAGTCTGGTAGTGGGTTGTTTGATTTAAGTTATGAGACTGGCTTATAAGTCTTTaatttgcttgaaaatttggaatttTTTAAAGTGGAATTATGTAGTATTCTAGATCTTGTGATACTCTTTATAATTCTATTTCTGGCTCGTACTTTTAACCCAGATAAGTGTATTACTATTGTTTTAATAGATTATTTTTTGCCAGGTGAAAATACCTTTTTGCCCTTCTCACACTATATAAACTAGTGTAGTCGTCCCCTGTTGCACAATTTACCCGTGCCCCTCTTGCCTTTTCCCAATATTTTTCTTTGGAAATGCCCCATTCCACATCTAGCATCGTTGTTCCACCACCTCGTCCTGAACAAAGTTAAGTTATTTGTTATGAAGCGGtcaatttgaattattttaggTTATCCAAACAAGATGTCTCAACAGCAAAATTTGTAGATGAAAACCCCTAAATTTTTACTCATTATTGATCTTATAATGTCCGATAAACAAAAAAGCGAAATGGTTTCTTTACCGGAGAGGAAGAAGTCAAAGATTTCAGATTTTGTGTGTGACTTTAGGTATGTTTTTAATTAATCACTGAATCATGTTTGTGTTTTCTTTAAGTTGatacattaatttaatttaatcggTTGAATGAGGACTAAAGGGTTTTGATTTGGAAATTGGGATTGCATCTGATTTTCACAAAGGGGAAAAGAATTCATACCGTGGTTCCTCTAGATGTCCTTTTTTCCTACCTTGAATGAATAATTGACTTTGTGATGACTCGTTCACGATAGGCAGTTTAAGATAATGTTTGCTGCAGGAGCATCAATTTCTGTATCGACAAGGGTTGAGATTTAAAGGTAGTTTTTTCCTTGTCGCATTCTATGGCGAACATTCACTTCTGAGTTTGTGCTGTTTGTAGGTTTCGTAATGAACTGCCAGATCCATCCGCTAAGATAAAGCTTTTGCCTTTGAAAAGAGATCCAGATCGGTATGGAACCTTGATTGCTATAATTAACATTTTTTATCGCTTCATATCATCAATGATATTATTTGCTATGGTTGAAAATTTAGTTGTTGTGCAACCATAGCTGTTAACATCACACTACCATGCCTTCCCTGAAAGAACTactattgatattattttgtcCTCCATTCAGTTTAATTCTTTCTTGTTTATGTATTTACCAATGCAGAAACCAGGTTGTTGTTGAAGCTCATAGAGAGAGTTTCTTTGGAAAATATAATCTTAGTGGGGCTCAGTTGTACATTTTACTGAACGTTTTAATTTCtttgtgttttatgtttttcaaaTCAGAGTTGGACTATTCCCTGCCATGTAGATGATTAAAGATTATTTTTGATGGACTTGTGTAATTAAATGGCAGTAGGGGGAACAGAaacattatttatgtttatttgtcTGCTTCCCTATCTTATGTTGATTTTGAAGTCTGTCTTGTTCCTTTTGTCTGCTGCCTCTTCCTAATTTGTGTGAGAGGACAGAGAAATTGTCATTACATCTGCtgttttgaattttcattttattggCATGTGGCAGGCCTGTATGAGTGATGGTCAGCTATCACTTGATGGTCATATACTCATATGTTTCCCATTTGGTGTGTATTAAGCTTTTATTTATTGCAAAAATAATTTGGGTCTCTCTCCCTTGTATGTGTTCCTTGACCTAATACACCTCCACTCATAATCAGTTGATCAGGCTGAAAAGCTAATGGGGCTGTCATTGTGTTCGCCTTTTACAAAATTTTACATATAGCTTATGGTTTGAACCTACAGATACTGTAGATATCAGATTACATCTTTGGAGAAAAATTGGAAGCCTCAGCTTCACATTGAACCAGACCTTGGGATACCGCTTGACCTTCTTGATCTGAGTGTATACAAGTAAAATTATTTGGCCTCTCATCCTCTTTCTCCATTACCATGACACATTGTTCTGACTTTCTCATCCTTTTTGTCGATTAGTCCTCCCAAGGGTCCAAGAATACCCCTTGATCCAGAGGATGAGGAATTGTTGCGTGATGCTGAACCTATAACCCCAATTAAGTCAGATGGCATTAAGAAGAAAGAGAGGCCAACTGACAAAGGTGTTTCTTGGTTGGTCAAAACGCAGTATATATCTCCGCTCAGTATCGAATCAACAAAGCAGGTACTATTTGACACTTTGCTCACAACGGGTATGGTAGACTCTGCTGAAACTTGAAAGTGTGGATAATTGGTAATTCTTTTGCAGTCTCTGTCTGAAAAGCAAGCAAAGGAATTGCGAGAA contains the following coding sequences:
- the LOC140986053 gene encoding protein PAF1 homolog, giving the protein MASYRPFHPPSQSAFAPPPPPHPNQNPLQSSAVPPPSLGGNQYSQNWGPYSSNEGSNYRQNYSLSNPSSNYQHSGYGSSSSQHHFNPPSRNQLPPPPQQQPFQYQPPPPRPESSSYPPLPPLPPHPAPAPPMYYPSSQQSHFNQPQLLQQPPPPPLPSSPPPPPPPSQPSSPPPLPSGVPPAGTSRENRHARSEAPFKQEHKPSVPPSAKKLSEPQGSGRVETEEERRLRKRKEYEKQKQEEKHKQHVRETQNKLLQKTQMLAPGGRGHVSISGSHMGDRRSTPLLSGDIIENRLKKPTTFICKMKFRNELPDPSAKIKLLPLKRDPDRYCRYQITSLEKNWKPQLHIEPDLGIPLDLLDLSVYNPPKGPRIPLDPEDEELLRDAEPITPIKSDGIKKKERPTDKGVSWLVKTQYISPLSIESTKQSLSEKQAKELRESRGRNLLEKLNNRERQIHDIVGSFEACKTPPVHAVNPRLKPIKVLPLFPYLERYDDQFVVANFDSAPTADSEIYSKLSAAVREELESRAIMKSYVTSSKDAGKSDKFLAYMVPSIDEIEKDMYDDDEDITYSWVREYHWDVRGENVQDPSTYLVVFGESDAKYLPLPTKLVLRKKRAKDGKTSEEVEHFPVPKSVTIRRRSTVAAMELRDEGDIVGSKDSTLPSRNKRSNVGRLRRVVQDTDADHFSAAEDDMSD